The following proteins come from a genomic window of Paenibacillus spongiae:
- a CDS encoding ABC transporter permease, protein MLQKLKSPNWPLHLMLLPGVILVLIYSYGPMLGIVIAFQKFMPARGGLFDSPWIGLDNFRYVLDMPDSMRILKNTVIIAVFKIIVGFVVPIIVSLLLNEVRKEFFKRGIQTLIYLPHFLSWIILGGILIDVLSPSSGIVNQFLSLFGFEPIYFLGDNSWFRPVLVITDVWKEFGFNTIVYLAALTGINPALYEAAIVDGAGRWKQTLHITLPGMMPIIVLTMTLAMGNVLNAGFDQVFNLYSPQVYESGDIIDTFVYRIGLVDAQYGVATAVGLFKSIVSFTFISVSYYLAYRFANYRIF, encoded by the coding sequence ATGCTTCAAAAACTGAAATCGCCGAATTGGCCGCTGCATCTCATGCTGCTGCCGGGCGTTATTCTGGTACTTATCTACAGCTACGGGCCCATGCTTGGCATCGTGATCGCATTCCAGAAATTCATGCCGGCCAGGGGCGGCTTGTTTGATTCGCCTTGGATCGGACTGGACAATTTCCGATATGTGCTGGATATGCCGGACTCCATGAGGATTCTCAAAAACACGGTTATTATCGCCGTATTCAAAATAATCGTAGGCTTTGTTGTACCCATTATCGTATCGCTTTTATTGAATGAGGTTCGCAAAGAGTTTTTCAAACGCGGCATTCAAACGCTCATTTATTTGCCGCATTTCCTTTCCTGGATTATTCTCGGGGGCATTCTGATCGATGTGCTGTCGCCCTCCAGCGGTATTGTGAATCAATTCTTAAGCTTGTTTGGTTTCGAACCGATTTATTTTCTAGGGGACAATTCCTGGTTCCGGCCGGTGCTTGTTATAACGGATGTATGGAAAGAGTTCGGTTTTAACACGATCGTATATTTGGCTGCCTTGACCGGCATTAATCCGGCTCTGTATGAGGCTGCAATCGTCGACGGAGCTGGGCGCTGGAAACAGACGCTGCATATTACGCTGCCCGGCATGATGCCCATTATCGTCCTGACGATGACGCTGGCGATGGGCAACGTTCTGAACGCCGGTTTCGATCAAGTCTTTAATTTATACAGCCCGCAGGTGTATGAATCCGGAGATATCATTGATACGTTCGTCTACCGGATCGGACTCGTTGATGCGCAGTACGGCGTAGCGACGGCCGTTGGCTTGTTCAAGTCGATCGTCTCCTTCACCTTTATTTCCGTTTCCTATTACTTGGCATACCGCTTCGCTAATTATCGCATTTTCTAG
- a CDS encoding carbohydrate ABC transporter permease, whose product MVEQLTLGRRLFVSANYFVLALLSILCLVPLIHVLAVSFSSSGAATAGLVKLWPVEFTTSSYEFVLAKPAFLTSIGVTLQRVALGLTINMVLTILVAYPLSKEVRKFKFRSIYVWFFVITMLFQGGLIPLYMTVNYTGIMDTIWALVLPGAVPVFNVVLLLNFFRGLPKELEEAAFIDGAGHWTTLWRIMVPLSAPALATITLFAAVGHWNAWFDGLIFMDSPDHYPLQSYLQTVVINRDLSLVSSTDMKSLAEVNDRTAKAAQIFMGALPILLVYPFLQRFFMKGIVLGSVKE is encoded by the coding sequence TTGGTCGAGCAGCTCACCTTGGGAAGAAGATTGTTTGTTAGCGCGAACTATTTCGTGTTGGCCTTGCTATCCATTCTTTGTCTGGTACCCTTGATTCATGTACTGGCCGTTTCGTTCAGCTCGAGCGGGGCGGCAACGGCGGGACTCGTCAAGCTGTGGCCCGTAGAGTTTACCACCAGCTCCTATGAATTCGTGCTGGCCAAGCCGGCTTTCCTGACGTCGATCGGCGTCACGCTCCAGAGGGTCGCCCTCGGCTTGACGATCAATATGGTGCTGACGATCCTAGTCGCTTACCCGTTATCGAAGGAAGTCCGCAAATTTAAATTCCGATCCATCTACGTATGGTTTTTCGTCATCACGATGCTGTTTCAAGGCGGCTTGATTCCGCTGTATATGACCGTTAATTACACAGGGATCATGGATACGATTTGGGCGCTTGTCCTGCCGGGAGCCGTGCCGGTGTTCAACGTCGTCCTCCTGCTTAACTTTTTCCGGGGGCTGCCCAAAGAGCTGGAGGAAGCCGCTTTCATCGACGGCGCGGGACACTGGACGACGCTGTGGCGCATTATGGTTCCGCTGTCTGCCCCCGCCTTGGCGACGATAACGCTGTTTGCGGCCGTCGGGCATTGGAATGCCTGGTTTGACGGTCTGATCTTCATGGACTCCCCCGACCATTATCCGCTTCAGAGCTATCTGCAGACCGTTGTCATCAACCGGGATCTCAGCCTCGTCTCTTCGACGGACATGAAATCATTGGCGGAGGTGAACGACAGAACGGCGAAAGCGGCACAAATCTTTATGGGCGCGCTGCCGATTCTGCTCGTGTATCCGTTCCTGCAGCGATTCTTCATGAAGGGCATCGTGCTTGGCAGCGTTAAGGAATAG
- a CDS encoding RNA polymerase sigma factor, whose protein sequence is MSTTVQEAIKGTREAFIQLIRANEQSMYAVARGILKSDSDAADAIQEAILKAYNGIGGLREPAYFRTWLIRILINECRQIARHNSKFIPMIGLVEREDAHGFESTVEFDELLGELDLEHKEVVVLYYMEDMSVKEIAQLLDISEGTVKSRLYRARMRLAVLLKETEPEVGLQ, encoded by the coding sequence GTGTCGACAACGGTACAGGAAGCGATCAAAGGAACGCGGGAAGCTTTCATACAATTAATACGCGCAAACGAGCAATCCATGTACGCGGTTGCCCGCGGCATATTGAAGTCGGATTCGGATGCGGCAGATGCCATCCAGGAGGCGATTCTCAAGGCGTATAACGGAATCGGCGGACTGCGGGAGCCGGCTTATTTTCGCACGTGGCTTATTCGAATTCTCATTAATGAATGCAGGCAAATCGCCAGACACAACAGCAAGTTCATTCCGATGATCGGCCTCGTCGAGCGGGAAGACGCGCATGGCTTTGAATCGACGGTTGAATTCGACGAGCTGCTCGGCGAGCTGGACCTGGAGCATAAGGAGGTTGTCGTCCTCTACTATATGGAGGATATGTCGGTCAAGGAGATTGCGCAGCTGCTCGACATTTCGGAAGGCACTGTCAAATCGCGGCTGTACCGGGCGAGAATGAGGCTGGCTGTGCTGCTTAAAGAGACGGAACCGGAGGTGGGACTGCAATGA
- a CDS encoding DUF4179 domain-containing protein, with protein sequence MKRSLLDIRIKERLHVHGSVVPGEVKARIDQTLEGLPHGKRRRKRSRSSSYKWAWVAGIVLVAGSVLAVNGNTFADTVKPFLQSIFASMGDKGVSDRPNQKELPVLLSKEDKGYTLQIHEVQYDGMRLSFSYSLAHKDGIPQQDYVKPVFQLDSSVKKIAPGVLNSDSGALWGENKIGIVNYFFDRDVPDPFPLKINVPQIAVSGSDAVVKQMVTGNWSFEIKEDKSGDVTERTYDGSYTVKKDDVQFGVVKSRMAASAVIWSLHMELPRNLYREDPDFNYGMKYEVTYGDGLMLGTITSSSASKVEGRSLPEEKWTEIRDIRLFTEPVPEGVKAVTVVPVLMVYPKTDKAGEYSEKPLQQLAVKIPLS encoded by the coding sequence ATGAAACGTTCATTGCTGGATATCCGCATTAAAGAGAGGCTGCACGTCCATGGAAGCGTGGTGCCGGGCGAAGTGAAAGCCCGAATTGACCAGACACTGGAAGGGCTGCCTCACGGAAAGAGGCGCAGGAAGCGTTCACGCTCCTCCTCGTACAAATGGGCATGGGTGGCCGGAATCGTACTCGTGGCGGGATCGGTGCTGGCTGTGAACGGGAACACCTTCGCAGATACGGTCAAGCCGTTCCTGCAATCGATCTTCGCCTCGATGGGAGACAAGGGCGTATCCGACCGGCCGAATCAGAAGGAGCTGCCTGTACTGCTCAGCAAGGAAGACAAGGGGTACACGTTACAGATTCATGAGGTTCAATATGACGGGATGCGCCTTTCCTTCAGCTACTCGCTTGCTCATAAAGACGGAATACCGCAGCAGGATTACGTGAAGCCTGTATTTCAGCTTGACAGCTCCGTGAAGAAGATCGCGCCCGGGGTACTGAACTCCGATTCGGGGGCGTTGTGGGGCGAGAACAAGATCGGGATCGTCAATTATTTTTTTGACCGCGATGTACCGGACCCGTTCCCGCTCAAAATTAACGTACCCCAGATTGCAGTCAGCGGATCCGACGCCGTTGTGAAGCAGATGGTAACTGGCAATTGGAGCTTCGAGATCAAGGAGGACAAGTCCGGTGACGTAACGGAGAGAACGTATGACGGTTCATATACAGTCAAGAAGGATGACGTCCAATTCGGAGTGGTCAAGTCGAGAATGGCAGCTAGCGCGGTCATATGGAGCCTTCATATGGAACTGCCGAGGAATCTGTATAGGGAAGACCCGGATTTCAACTATGGAATGAAATACGAAGTTACTTACGGCGACGGTCTGATGCTGGGCACAATAACCTCATCGAGCGCAAGCAAGGTCGAGGGTCGAAGCCTGCCCGAGGAGAAGTGGACCGAAATCCGGGATATCCGCTTGTTCACGGAGCCGGTACCCGAAGGGGTCAAAGCGGTAACGGTCGTCCCTGTCCTAATGGTCTATCCGAAGACGGACAAGGCGGGGGAATATTCGGAGAAGCCGCTGCAGCAATTGGCGGTGAAGATTCCCCTTTCATAA
- a CDS encoding ABC transporter ATP-binding protein produces MSPVQRYLLWARPYWPMIGVIITLGVIQFVQPLANPWLTKIIVDEVLQGKGSWGLHEVVMVMAVITVCGIAINFIRGYLTAGLGNRMMRDLRDQLYDHLQRMSVGFYEQRHVGGLSSRILHDIGGAQNLIGGGVINLVMDLFLVLFAGAMLFKMNTMLAFIALAILPLYYLSFTNMNVRIRLAWRSVHRQMERISGTLVERMSGIRVVQAFNGEKIEKKRFNKQTHQHFKHTMSAHLVSNLLGRMSETLANAGGIVIWLVGGTLALNGKMTAGEIIAFQMLLGNLYGPIQRFADVNVTIQNSITNIERIFELFDEHPDVKDSPDARPMPVCRGQIRFQDVSFKYVIRTPVPQHMNNSKDPDLVEKEPTPKRFFWLPANVSPPKPVIELEEREAMHDISFEAKPGQVIALVGPSGAGKSTLINFIPRFYDADKGRVFIDGMDVRDYKLEDLRRHIAIVLQDNILFSGSIRDNLVYGRPDATMAEIVAASRSANAHEFIESFKDGYESIIGERGMRLSGGQKQRLAIARALLKDPQILILDEATSALDSESEALVTEALERLMEGRTTFVIAHRLATVVRADQILVIDNGRIVQRGTHKQLLREDGMYRKLYEQQLKAMKPEEMAELKYGT; encoded by the coding sequence ATGAGTCCGGTACAACGCTATTTGCTTTGGGCAAGGCCATACTGGCCAATGATCGGCGTCATCATTACGCTGGGCGTCATTCAGTTCGTGCAGCCGCTTGCTAACCCGTGGCTGACGAAAATCATCGTCGACGAAGTCCTGCAGGGAAAAGGCAGCTGGGGGTTGCACGAAGTCGTCATGGTGATGGCAGTGATTACCGTCTGCGGGATCGCGATTAATTTCATCCGCGGTTATTTGACGGCAGGCCTTGGCAACCGGATGATGCGGGATTTACGGGATCAGCTGTATGATCATCTGCAGCGGATGTCGGTCGGGTTTTACGAACAGCGGCATGTCGGAGGTCTGTCATCGCGGATATTGCATGACATCGGGGGCGCGCAGAACCTGATTGGCGGCGGCGTCATCAACTTGGTCATGGATTTGTTTCTTGTTCTGTTTGCCGGGGCGATGCTGTTTAAGATGAACACAATGCTGGCGTTCATTGCACTGGCCATTCTACCGCTTTACTATCTGTCGTTCACGAACATGAATGTCCGGATCCGGCTTGCCTGGCGTTCGGTACATCGGCAGATGGAGCGCATCTCGGGCACGCTAGTGGAACGGATGTCGGGGATTCGCGTCGTCCAGGCGTTTAACGGGGAGAAGATCGAGAAGAAGCGGTTCAACAAACAAACGCATCAGCACTTCAAGCATACGATGTCTGCTCATCTGGTTTCCAATCTTCTCGGGCGAATGAGCGAAACATTGGCTAATGCCGGCGGCATCGTGATCTGGCTCGTCGGAGGCACGCTTGCCTTGAATGGAAAAATGACCGCAGGCGAAATTATCGCATTTCAGATGCTGCTGGGCAATCTCTATGGTCCGATTCAACGCTTCGCCGACGTCAACGTCACGATTCAAAATTCAATCACGAACATTGAACGGATTTTCGAGCTGTTCGACGAGCATCCCGACGTGAAGGATTCTCCGGATGCACGACCGATGCCGGTGTGCAGGGGGCAGATCCGCTTTCAGGATGTTTCGTTCAAATATGTGATACGAACGCCGGTGCCGCAGCATATGAACAATTCGAAGGATCCCGATCTGGTCGAGAAGGAGCCGACGCCCAAGCGATTCTTCTGGCTGCCGGCCAATGTGAGTCCGCCTAAGCCCGTCATCGAATTGGAGGAGCGAGAGGCGATGCACGACATCTCCTTCGAGGCTAAGCCCGGTCAGGTCATTGCTCTGGTAGGGCCGAGCGGAGCCGGCAAATCGACGCTGATCAACTTTATTCCGCGGTTCTACGATGCCGATAAGGGCCGGGTATTCATTGACGGCATGGATGTCCGGGACTACAAGCTGGAGGATCTGCGGAGGCATATCGCGATCGTCCTGCAGGACAACATTCTGTTCTCCGGCTCGATTCGCGATAATCTCGTCTACGGGCGTCCCGATGCCACAATGGCCGAGATCGTCGCGGCCTCCCGTTCCGCTAACGCTCACGAGTTCATCGAAAGCTTCAAGGACGGCTACGAATCCATCATCGGAGAGCGGGGAATGAGGCTTTCGGGAGGCCAGAAGCAGCGGCTCGCGATTGCAAGGGCGCTACTGAAGGACCCGCAAATTCTCATTCTGGACGAAGCGACCTCGGCACTCGATTCGGAATCCGAAGCGCTTGTAACCGAAGCGTTGGAGCGGTTAATGGAAGGCCGCACAACCTTTGTCATTGCCCATAGGCTTGCAACGGTAGTGCGCGCCGATCAGATTCTCGTCATCGACAACGGACGCATCGTCCAGCGGGGAACCCATAAGCAGCTGCTCCGGGAGGACGGGATGTACCGGAAGCTGTATGAGCAGCAGCTGAAGGCGATGAAGCCGGAGGAAATGGCGGAGCTGAAATACGGTACATGA
- a CDS encoding nitroreductase family protein, with amino-acid sequence MELFEAIATRRSVGKVKEDSIPKETIEQILEAGTWAPNHRLTEPWRFFVMSGEGRGKLGDAYYRIAMEGAASPGSEESVAAAEAAKKKALRAPVIIAVAAVPSDRKMVIEIEEYGAVYAAVQNMLLASHALGLGAIWRTGEPCYHPIMNEAFGLRLQDRVLGLIYLGNPEGPAPAGRRESAASKTVWID; translated from the coding sequence ATGGAATTATTCGAAGCGATTGCGACAAGAAGATCAGTCGGTAAAGTCAAGGAAGACAGCATCCCAAAAGAAACGATCGAACAAATATTGGAGGCCGGCACTTGGGCTCCCAACCATCGGCTGACCGAGCCGTGGCGCTTCTTCGTCATGTCAGGGGAAGGACGCGGCAAGCTGGGCGATGCCTATTACAGGATCGCGATGGAGGGCGCTGCCTCTCCTGGCTCGGAAGAGAGCGTGGCCGCTGCGGAAGCGGCCAAGAAGAAGGCGCTGCGCGCTCCCGTTATTATAGCCGTGGCGGCTGTCCCAAGCGACCGTAAAATGGTCATCGAGATCGAAGAATACGGGGCTGTATACGCGGCCGTCCAGAACATGCTGCTTGCAAGCCATGCTCTTGGGCTCGGCGCGATTTGGCGTACGGGCGAGCCGTGCTATCATCCGATCATGAACGAGGCCTTCGGCTTAAGGCTGCAGGACCGCGTATTGGGGCTTATCTATTTGGGCAATCCGGAAGGTCCGGCGCCAGCGGGACGCAGGGAAAGCGCTGCTTCCAAGACGGTATGGATCGACTAG
- the spoVAC gene encoding stage V sporulation protein AC: MATKSGDKYKKMTMSPKEYQTYAKNREPSRSIFRNCVRAFLVGGIICLLGQVITDFFVYAFHMSKTEAGNPTVAVLILISIVLTCLGVYDKIAQWAGAGTAVPVTGFANSMCSAALEHRSEGLVLGVGGNMFKLAGSVIVFGAVAAFFVGIVYMALGLEGH; this comes from the coding sequence GTGGCAACGAAATCAGGCGACAAGTACAAAAAAATGACCATGTCTCCGAAAGAATATCAAACGTACGCCAAAAACCGGGAACCGTCCCGTTCGATCTTTAGAAACTGTGTCCGCGCTTTCTTGGTAGGCGGCATCATTTGCTTGTTAGGACAAGTCATCACCGATTTTTTTGTCTATGCCTTCCATATGAGCAAGACGGAGGCAGGAAATCCGACGGTCGCGGTCCTGATTCTTATTTCGATCGTGCTTACTTGCTTGGGAGTGTATGACAAAATCGCCCAATGGGCCGGGGCAGGGACAGCCGTTCCCGTTACGGGCTTCGCCAATTCGATGTGCTCCGCAGCCCTGGAGCACCGCAGCGAAGGGCTTGTGCTCGGTGTAGGCGGGAACATGTTCAAGCTGGCCGGCTCCGTTATCGTATTCGGCGCCGTGGCGGCATTCTTCGTCGGCATTGTCTACATGGCGCTGGGCCTGGAGGGACATTAA
- the spoVAD gene encoding stage V sporulation protein AD yields MLRGNQTWWFDRRPVIIGSATVVGPDEGEGPLAADFDLVHPELDIQQKSWEKAERLLLEQASDFALKHAKVSKQQLQFYVGGDLMNQIISNTFAARTIGAPYLGVFGACSTSMESLAIASLIVNSGSGQYVLAGTCSHNCTAEKQFRYPTEYGSQKPPTAQYTVTGAGAAVVAAEGVGPVVTSATIGKIVDLGIKDPFNMGAAMAPAAVDTIQAHFNDTGREPKDYDLIVTGDLASVGHDIAKDLLTRDGVPMEHTVFNDCGLMVYDVDRQKVQAGGSGCGCSAVVTYGHLLKRLRQGELKRILVVATGALLSPLSYQQGESIPCIAHAVSIESQH; encoded by the coding sequence ATGCTGCGGGGTAATCAAACATGGTGGTTTGATAGGAGGCCGGTCATCATCGGATCGGCGACGGTCGTCGGGCCGGATGAAGGGGAGGGCCCGCTTGCTGCGGATTTCGATCTCGTACATCCCGAGCTGGATATCCAGCAGAAGAGCTGGGAGAAGGCGGAGCGCCTGCTGCTGGAACAAGCGTCCGATTTCGCGCTGAAGCATGCGAAAGTTAGCAAGCAGCAGCTTCAATTCTATGTCGGCGGGGACCTCATGAACCAGATCATTAGCAATACCTTCGCCGCCAGAACGATCGGAGCGCCCTATCTCGGCGTATTCGGGGCATGCTCCACGTCCATGGAATCGCTCGCAATCGCTTCGCTCATCGTCAATTCCGGCTCCGGGCAGTATGTGCTGGCCGGTACGTGCAGCCATAACTGCACGGCGGAGAAGCAGTTTCGCTACCCGACGGAATACGGTTCGCAGAAGCCTCCGACAGCGCAGTATACCGTTACGGGGGCGGGAGCCGCAGTCGTGGCAGCCGAAGGCGTCGGTCCCGTCGTAACCAGCGCTACGATCGGCAAGATCGTCGATCTTGGCATCAAGGATCCGTTCAATATGGGAGCTGCGATGGCCCCGGCTGCTGTGGACACCATCCAAGCCCATTTCAACGATACGGGCCGGGAGCCGAAGGATTACGATCTCATCGTAACGGGCGACCTCGCGAGCGTCGGACACGATATTGCCAAGGATCTGCTCACGCGTGACGGCGTACCGATGGAGCATACCGTATTCAACGATTGCGGCTTAATGGTTTACGATGTCGACCGTCAGAAGGTGCAGGCGGGAGGCAGCGGCTGCGGCTGCTCTGCGGTCGTTACATACGGTCATCTGCTCAAACGGCTGAGGCAGGGTGAGCTTAAACGGATTCTTGTCGTCGCCACCGGCGCGCTGCTCTCTCCGCTCTCTTATCAGCAGGGCGAGAGCATTCCCTGCATCGCGCATGCCGTGTCGATTGAGAGCCAACATTAA
- the spoVAE gene encoding stage V sporulation protein AE, which produces MHFVWAFIIGGAICVIGQLMFDVVKLTPAHTMAALVVTGAIVDGVGLYEPLVDFAGAGATVPITSFGNALVHGALTEYYRDGWIGVITGIFDLTSAGISAAIIFSFLAALVVRPKG; this is translated from the coding sequence ATGCATTTTGTTTGGGCTTTTATTATCGGAGGGGCCATATGTGTGATCGGCCAACTCATGTTTGACGTCGTGAAGCTGACGCCTGCTCATACGATGGCGGCTCTAGTCGTGACGGGGGCGATCGTGGACGGCGTCGGATTGTATGAGCCGCTCGTCGATTTTGCCGGCGCGGGGGCGACGGTGCCAATTACAAGCTTCGGGAACGCACTGGTGCACGGGGCGCTCACCGAATATTATCGCGACGGGTGGATCGGTGTCATTACGGGCATCTTCGATCTGACGAGCGCGGGCATCTCGGCAGCGATCATATTCTCGTTTCTGGCCGCTCTCGTGGTCAGGCCAAAAGGGTAG
- a CDS encoding AAA family ATPase — protein sequence MENRNVDYTLCSAIRSNLERCILGKRIEIERLLTALLAGGHVLLEDVPGTGKTQLVKALARTIGGQFRRVQCNPDLLPTDITGVAIYHPKDETFVYRPGPVMTNLLLVDEINRATTKTQSALLEAMEERHVTVDGDSYELPQPFILIATQNPIEFEGTYTLPEAQLDRFMMKLTLGYPDAATERQMVLAPDSSSPADKLLPVADIEQVAKLMQAVRSVHVDEAVGDYLIRLVRATREHSSVLLGASPRAAISLMAAAKANAFLHERDYVIPDDIKGLIQAVLSHRMVLHTEARMNGSTAEDVIDTIVRQTNVPVRLER from the coding sequence ATGGAAAATCGTAATGTCGATTATACGCTATGCAGCGCAATTCGCAGCAATTTGGAACGATGTATCCTCGGAAAAAGGATCGAAATAGAACGTTTGTTAACCGCCCTTCTGGCGGGTGGACATGTCCTGCTCGAAGATGTGCCCGGCACGGGCAAAACGCAGCTCGTGAAGGCGCTGGCCAGAACAATCGGCGGACAGTTCCGCCGGGTACAGTGCAACCCGGATCTGCTGCCGACGGATATAACGGGTGTCGCAATCTATCATCCGAAGGATGAGACGTTCGTCTATCGCCCGGGTCCGGTTATGACCAATCTGCTTCTCGTCGACGAGATCAACCGCGCCACGACCAAGACGCAATCCGCGCTGCTCGAAGCGATGGAGGAACGGCATGTTACGGTGGATGGAGACTCCTATGAGCTTCCGCAGCCTTTTATATTAATCGCCACCCAGAATCCGATAGAGTTCGAGGGAACGTATACGCTTCCGGAAGCGCAGCTCGACCGGTTTATGATGAAGCTCACGCTCGGCTATCCCGATGCCGCGACAGAGCGCCAGATGGTTCTTGCGCCGGATTCCTCCTCGCCGGCAGACAAGCTGCTGCCGGTTGCCGATATTGAACAGGTGGCGAAGCTGATGCAGGCGGTTCGAAGCGTGCATGTCGACGAGGCGGTCGGCGATTATTTAATCCGGCTAGTCCGCGCAACACGGGAACACAGCAGCGTTCTGCTGGGCGCAAGCCCGCGCGCGGCTATATCGCTCATGGCCGCCGCCAAAGCGAATGCCTTTCTCCATGAACGGGATTATGTCATCCCGGACGATATCAAGGGATTGATCCAAGCGGTCTTGTCGCATCGGATGGTGCTGCATACCGAAGCGCGGATGAACGGCTCGACGGCAGAGGATGTTATCGATACGATCGTCCGGCAGACGAACGTTCCAGTCCGGTTGGAGCGTTAG
- a CDS encoding DUF58 domain-containing protein translates to MFTADRTMMRWRVIGMVYAISLLFLLFQGGKTSLMLFCIFNVLLIYLVLGRWSGIGRVEGTRRLSYGAGPASLEKSLTAGARLDVKVAVHIPGMWPIPYVLVRDRIIRQNGSELPFEASFVPSYRRNGEISYTTPPLERGVYRFAPTSCSTRDIFGLFEHSGTFEHQEPFSVYPQTIPIRQWSQLRLGVKGPYSTSATQRAAKETTQINGVREYIYGDRLSRIHWNATARTGQWKSKEFERESLPRTIFVLDRYSGAYERQEQFELAVSSAASLAQFAFRRSTSIGLLSVGDKKEGFAPQAAQDQLELMMNHLVRVQSDGSMPLYRMLRQSEAMLPYGSFVVILSPQGGEEAVRSMEWLSRRGVVPLLIHMKGSGDLMFGTDRSGSEWLRLLRRGGFTVYSIGSLQELPAALEGGGS, encoded by the coding sequence ATGTTTACGGCAGACAGAACGATGATGCGCTGGAGGGTCATCGGCATGGTGTATGCCATTTCCCTGCTGTTCCTGTTGTTTCAAGGCGGGAAGACGTCCTTGATGCTCTTCTGCATATTTAATGTGCTGCTGATCTATCTTGTCCTCGGCCGGTGGAGCGGTATCGGCAGAGTGGAAGGAACAAGGCGGTTGTCCTACGGAGCGGGACCGGCTTCATTGGAGAAATCGCTTACGGCGGGAGCGCGGCTCGACGTGAAGGTAGCGGTTCATATACCGGGAATGTGGCCGATTCCCTATGTTCTTGTCCGCGACCGCATTATTCGTCAGAACGGCAGCGAGCTTCCGTTCGAGGCCTCGTTCGTTCCGAGCTACCGGAGAAACGGCGAAATCTCATATACGACACCGCCGCTGGAGCGGGGCGTATATCGGTTCGCGCCGACATCCTGCTCGACTCGCGATATCTTCGGGCTGTTTGAGCATTCGGGCACGTTCGAGCATCAGGAGCCATTCAGCGTCTATCCGCAGACGATTCCGATCCGGCAGTGGAGCCAGCTGAGGCTGGGCGTCAAGGGCCCTTATTCGACCTCCGCCACGCAGCGGGCGGCGAAGGAAACGACCCAAATCAATGGCGTAAGAGAATATATTTACGGCGACCGGCTGTCCCGCATTCATTGGAATGCCACAGCGAGAACCGGTCAATGGAAATCCAAGGAATTCGAACGGGAATCGCTGCCGCGAACGATCTTCGTGCTGGACCGCTACAGCGGCGCCTATGAGCGTCAGGAGCAGTTCGAGCTGGCCGTCTCTTCCGCAGCATCGCTGGCGCAGTTTGCCTTCCGGCGGTCCACCTCGATCGGACTCTTGTCGGTCGGAGACAAGAAGGAAGGCTTCGCGCCTCAGGCGGCACAGGACCAGCTGGAGCTGATGATGAACCATCTGGTTCGCGTCCAGTCTGATGGCAGCATGCCGCTTTACCGCATGCTGAGACAGTCGGAGGCGATGCTTCCCTATGGTTCGTTCGTTGTGATTCTCAGCCCGCAAGGAGGCGAAGAAGCCGTACGCTCGATGGAATGGCTGTCCCGCAGAGGCGTTGTTCCGCTTCTTATTCATATGAAGGGATCCGGGGATCTGATGTTCGGCACGGACCGCTCCGGATCAGAGTGGCTAAGGCTGCTGCGCCGCGGAGGGTTCACGGTATACTCGATCGGAAGCTTGCAGGAGCTTCCTGCGGCGCTGGAAGGAGGGGGCTCATGA